In the Candidatus Baltobacteraceae bacterium genome, one interval contains:
- the rpsT gene encoding 30S ribosomal protein S20: MPNIKAAKKWVRQSTKRRVRNLDTKTRLKTLYKKALDQQPDSALAREVASEFDKAAKRGVIHKNKAGRKKSRLAKAQSVAAKAAAAPAKPAKRATKKTSSKK, from the coding sequence GTGCCTAACATTAAAGCTGCCAAGAAGTGGGTCCGGCAATCGACGAAACGTCGCGTTCGCAACCTCGACACCAAGACGCGCCTGAAGACGCTGTACAAGAAGGCTCTTGATCAGCAACCCGATAGTGCGCTCGCTCGCGAGGTCGCATCCGAATTCGACAAAGCTGCAAAGCGCGGCGTCATCCACAAGAACAAAGCTGGGCGAAAGAAATCGCGTCTCGCCAAGGCGCAATCCGTCGCAGCCAAAGCCGCCGCCGCACCCGCCAAGCCGGCAAAGCGCGCGACGAAGAAAACCAGCTCGAAGAAGTAA
- the rsgA gene encoding ribosome small subunit-dependent GTPase A, producing the protein MGEPIQSDSNLPHDNDKLMRARVVRVGRNSAWVVLDDEEMPRLASLRRKGENMQSMLLLGDLVDVRPHEDGTVVVDRVEPRTFELQRRTVTGRTKTMAANVDTIAIVAAIIDPPLRLSMVDQLIAFAELQERSVLLLLTKVDLTDGSDAQRILELYRSLGYRAFELQPKRGEGIEILRTALGDAHALLVGQSGVGKSSIYRAFGGITEVGEVSRHGRGRQTTTAARLLRLGSGFLIDSPGVGAFELGDIPASELTQAFVEFAPLAPQCRFRDCAHMAEPGCVVRLAVGEGRVATSRYESYRLILERADPLSSYE; encoded by the coding sequence GTGGGAGAGCCTATCCAAAGCGACAGCAATCTTCCGCATGACAATGACAAGCTCATGCGTGCGCGCGTTGTTCGTGTCGGGCGAAATAGCGCCTGGGTCGTGCTCGACGACGAAGAGATGCCGCGTCTCGCGTCGTTGCGTCGCAAAGGCGAAAACATGCAGTCTATGCTATTGCTCGGCGATCTCGTCGATGTCCGGCCGCATGAAGATGGCACCGTCGTCGTGGATCGCGTCGAACCGCGCACCTTCGAGCTCCAGCGGCGCACCGTAACCGGCCGAACAAAAACGATGGCCGCGAATGTCGACACGATTGCGATTGTGGCTGCGATCATCGATCCTCCGCTTCGCCTTTCCATGGTAGATCAGCTGATCGCATTTGCGGAGCTCCAAGAACGCTCGGTGCTCCTCTTGCTCACGAAGGTAGACCTCACCGACGGCAGCGATGCGCAGCGCATCCTCGAATTATATAGGTCGCTCGGATATCGCGCATTCGAATTGCAGCCCAAACGCGGCGAGGGAATCGAAATTTTACGAACCGCACTTGGCGACGCACATGCGCTGCTGGTCGGACAATCAGGCGTCGGCAAAAGCTCGATCTATCGCGCCTTCGGCGGCATAACGGAAGTCGGTGAGGTTTCGCGCCACGGACGCGGGCGCCAAACGACAACCGCAGCTCGCCTGCTTCGCTTGGGCTCGGGCTTCTTGATCGATAGTCCCGGCGTCGGTGCATTCGAATTAGGCGACATTCCCGCATCCGAGCTGACGCAGGCTTTCGTTGAATTCGCGCCGCTGGCTCCACAATGCCGATTTCGGGACTGCGCGCACATGGCCGAGCCCGGGTGTGTCGTTCGCCTGGCCGTCGGCGAGGGCCGGGTCGCCACCAGCCGCTACGAGAGCTATAGACTGATTTTGGAGCGCGCTGATCCCCTTTCCAGTTATGAATAG
- the cdaA gene encoding diadenylate cyclase CdaA, with translation MTSFSIPALGTFPVGLLDLLDVAVTGVLIYYFLLLIRGTRAVQIMVGLFVLVVLLAAAKVLHLLLLSTVMQYVVIAIAVTLPIVFQPELRRALEQIGRGGFLAALNPADDPARNDELMAMLAATAEALSSSRTGALIVIEQTTGLGEIIEAGTRLDALTSVDLLLSIFARASALHDGAVIIQHGRVSAASCYLPLSETITDRHVGTRHRAAMGLSEQTDAVVLVVSEQTGAISIARGGRLSREIADQERLRRVLLAVTRPPRARRQKSPNLLERMRTRIPRAASLTEKLRT, from the coding sequence ATGACGAGCTTTAGTATCCCGGCACTGGGGACGTTCCCGGTCGGCTTGCTCGATCTGCTCGACGTCGCCGTCACCGGCGTCCTCATCTATTATTTCCTGTTGCTGATCCGTGGGACGCGCGCGGTGCAGATCATGGTCGGCCTGTTCGTGCTCGTCGTCTTGCTGGCGGCGGCCAAGGTGCTGCATTTACTCTTGCTCTCGACCGTAATGCAGTATGTCGTCATCGCGATCGCCGTGACGCTGCCCATCGTCTTTCAGCCCGAGCTGCGCCGTGCACTGGAACAGATTGGCCGAGGTGGTTTTCTAGCGGCGCTCAACCCGGCCGACGATCCGGCGCGCAACGACGAACTGATGGCAATGTTGGCCGCCACTGCCGAAGCCCTTTCGAGCTCGCGGACCGGGGCGCTGATCGTGATCGAGCAAACGACGGGTCTGGGCGAGATCATCGAGGCCGGAACGCGGCTCGACGCGCTGACCTCCGTCGACTTGCTGCTCTCGATTTTCGCGCGCGCCAGCGCGCTGCACGACGGCGCCGTCATCATTCAACATGGCCGCGTCTCCGCAGCGAGCTGCTATCTACCGCTTTCCGAGACGATCACCGACCGGCACGTCGGAACACGGCACCGGGCCGCGATGGGACTCTCGGAACAAACGGACGCGGTCGTGCTGGTGGTCTCGGAGCAAACCGGAGCAATCTCGATCGCGCGCGGCGGGCGTCTTTCGCGCGAGATTGCGGATCAAGAACGGCTACGCCGCGTGCTTTTGGCAGTCACCCGGCCGCCGCGCGCACGGCGTCAGAAGTCCCCCAACCTACTCGAACGGATGAGAACGCGAATTCCACGTGCTGCAAGCCTTACGGAAAAACTTCGGACTTAA
- the glmM gene encoding phosphoglucosamine mutase encodes MGRLFGTDGVRGVANADLTPELAFSIGRATGAVLAHKADIVHPVVVGRDTRVSGSMLEAAIVAGITSTGRNVITIGVIPTPGVARITTAIDAAAGVMISASHNPIEDNGIKIFGPDGFKLTDAEEDEIAGLIDSDDLPRPTHLDVGMASVSHGLAERYASALLEAGSDLRGLTVVVDAAFGAAFEVGPYVLRKLGATVVAINAENDGSRINVKCGATDMAPLQAAVRARGGGKVLGVAFDGDADRALFVDERGEKLTGDHVMLILSREMQREGKLPGATVVGTVMSNVGLEVAMRREGITLERTPVGDRYVLERMRAGEFRFGGEQSGHIIDLTRNTTGDGLLTAVSLFGSVVRSGRTLHELATDLIEFPQILVNVRVESEKEKIAGTPAVAAAIERAERALAGVGRILVRPSGTEPLVRVMLEGPDSDQIGRLAAEIAEAIRGATLA; translated from the coding sequence ATGGGTCGTCTTTTCGGGACCGATGGCGTCCGCGGAGTTGCGAACGCCGATCTAACCCCTGAGCTTGCCTTCAGCATCGGCCGCGCGACCGGAGCCGTTTTGGCGCATAAAGCTGATATCGTGCATCCCGTCGTCGTCGGTCGCGACACGCGTGTTTCAGGGTCGATGCTCGAGGCGGCGATCGTCGCCGGGATCACGTCGACCGGACGGAACGTCATCACGATCGGCGTGATACCAACCCCAGGCGTCGCGCGTATAACGACGGCAATCGACGCTGCCGCCGGCGTCATGATCAGCGCCTCGCACAATCCGATCGAGGACAACGGAATCAAGATCTTCGGCCCGGACGGTTTCAAACTGACGGATGCCGAGGAAGATGAAATCGCAGGCCTCATCGACTCCGATGATTTGCCGCGTCCGACGCATTTGGACGTGGGCATGGCTTCCGTGAGTCACGGTCTCGCCGAACGCTACGCTTCGGCGTTACTCGAAGCCGGGAGCGATCTGCGCGGGCTGACCGTCGTTGTTGACGCGGCCTTCGGCGCCGCGTTCGAGGTCGGACCGTACGTGCTGCGCAAGCTCGGCGCAACCGTCGTTGCAATTAACGCCGAAAACGACGGATCGCGGATCAACGTGAAGTGCGGGGCAACCGATATGGCGCCGCTCCAAGCCGCAGTTCGCGCACGAGGCGGCGGAAAGGTTCTCGGCGTGGCGTTCGACGGCGATGCGGATCGTGCACTGTTCGTTGACGAACGTGGCGAAAAGTTAACCGGCGATCACGTTATGTTAATTCTTTCGCGAGAAATGCAGCGAGAGGGAAAGCTTCCCGGCGCGACGGTCGTCGGAACCGTGATGAGCAACGTCGGTCTGGAAGTCGCGATGAGACGTGAAGGAATCACGCTCGAGCGCACGCCCGTCGGTGATCGCTACGTTCTCGAACGCATGCGCGCCGGCGAGTTTCGTTTCGGCGGTGAACAGTCGGGCCACATTATCGACCTGACGCGCAACACCACGGGCGACGGATTGCTAACCGCAGTGAGTTTGTTCGGTTCGGTCGTTCGCAGCGGACGAACGCTGCACGAGCTCGCCACGGATCTCATCGAGTTTCCACAGATTTTGGTCAACGTGCGCGTCGAGTCGGAGAAAGAGAAGATTGCGGGTACTCCTGCAGTCGCAGCGGCGATCGAACGCGCGGAGCGCGCGCTGGCCGGCGTAGGAAGAATCCTCGTACGACCGTCGGGAACCGAGCCATTAGTTCGTGTCATGCTCGAGGGTCCGGATTCGGACCAAATCGGACGTTTGGCAGCCGAAATCGCCGAGGCAATCCGGGGGGCAACGCTCGCGTAG
- a CDS encoding NlpC/P60 family protein, which produces MRVFATGFVALVIAALCYSACDARTYTVAPGDTITSIAESHNISVNELARLNQLEGTDVRAGTVLVLDEETSVPLDPQVIAAARKAALAAESSLVPSQEGTDVALWAPSAPDSKKSALRRLAEGIAARTTQIAARLTKSAMRFLGVPYVFGGTSTSGFDCSGYVQHVFAMLGIHLPRTADAQYEVGKKVAHLESGDLVFFQTYTYGASHVGIYLGHGRFVHSSSSHGVEVSALHDAYWSSRYLGAKRILVARN; this is translated from the coding sequence TTGCGCGTATTTGCGACGGGTTTTGTCGCACTAGTTATTGCAGCGTTATGTTATAGCGCTTGCGATGCCCGTACATACACGGTTGCACCCGGCGATACGATCACGTCGATCGCCGAATCCCACAATATCAGCGTCAATGAGCTGGCTCGCCTGAATCAGCTTGAAGGGACCGACGTGCGGGCCGGCACCGTTCTGGTGCTGGATGAAGAGACGAGCGTCCCACTGGATCCGCAGGTCATCGCTGCCGCGCGCAAAGCTGCGCTCGCCGCGGAGTCCTCGCTGGTTCCCAGCCAAGAGGGAACCGATGTCGCGCTTTGGGCGCCGTCGGCTCCGGATTCAAAGAAGTCCGCGTTGCGCCGGCTGGCTGAAGGCATCGCGGCACGTACCACGCAGATCGCCGCAAGGCTCACGAAGAGCGCGATGCGGTTCCTGGGTGTGCCGTACGTGTTCGGCGGGACATCCACGTCCGGCTTTGATTGCTCCGGCTATGTACAGCACGTTTTTGCGATGCTCGGCATTCATCTGCCGCGAACCGCGGATGCGCAGTACGAAGTCGGCAAGAAGGTCGCGCACCTGGAATCAGGGGACCTGGTCTTCTTCCAAACGTATACGTATGGAGCGTCCCACGTCGGGATATATCTTGGTCACGGTCGGTTCGTACACAGTTCGAGCAGCCATGGTGTTGAGGTAAGCGCGCTTCACGATGCATACTGGTCCTCGCGTTACTTGGGAGCAAAGCGGATCCTCGTCGCAAGAAACTAA
- a CDS encoding STAS domain-containing protein, with protein MHIDDLNIHLRSSDDETQIFELKGSLDIATSPTVRAALLDAAERGQHRIVVDLSGLDFIDSTGLGALIGSQRRAKENNGEVRLVAREGQILRLLRITGLLTVFGVYHTLDDALAGSRRIEGL; from the coding sequence TTGCACATCGACGATCTCAATATCCATCTACGCAGCTCAGACGACGAGACGCAAATATTCGAGCTCAAAGGCAGCCTTGATATTGCGACCTCGCCAACCGTGCGCGCCGCGCTGCTCGACGCAGCGGAGCGCGGGCAGCACCGGATCGTCGTCGATCTTTCGGGTCTCGACTTCATAGATTCGACGGGTCTCGGTGCGCTGATCGGTAGCCAACGCCGCGCCAAAGAGAACAATGGTGAGGTTCGTCTTGTCGCGCGTGAAGGTCAGATTCTACGGTTGCTTCGGATTACCGGATTGCTAACGGTCTTCGGCGTCTATCACACGCTCGATGATGCGCTTGCCGGTTCCAGACGAATCGAAGGGCTGTAA
- a CDS encoding heterodisulfide reductase-related iron-sulfur binding cluster produces MSFTAPDIPPADVFNRCVRCGLCLPTCPTYVETLVETSGPRGRIALIKAVAEGRLNLTSPGFVHQMSECLDCRACEAVCPSGVEYGRLLEPARTQVQRATAARQPWHVRTLRWFLLDRVFSSMALLRFVATLLRLSQKLGLQSLARATGLLRVLHLEDSEKLAPRISDRFFVPRDQRWSAEGKRKATVFMHAGCVMHVAFANVDEATVRVLQKAGCDVVAPSGQGCCGAINIHAGEMERGRQLAKRNITAFEGSGADVYIINAAGCGSTLKEYGNLFEDDPEWAQRAAAFSAQVRDVTEWLDEVGISPDLGAIERTITYQDPCHLVHAQRIAGAPRRLLAKIPGLRLREMPESSLCCGSAGIYNLTQPEMAERLQKRKVANIMRVTPEIVVTANPGCAMQMAAGLREAGAEISIKHVVEMLDEAYAAYSPSIRLEPASASSSV; encoded by the coding sequence TTGAGTTTTACCGCCCCCGACATTCCGCCGGCCGACGTTTTCAATCGCTGCGTGCGCTGCGGCCTCTGCCTTCCAACGTGCCCGACCTACGTCGAAACGCTGGTCGAAACATCGGGACCGCGCGGCCGTATCGCGCTGATCAAAGCCGTCGCAGAGGGCCGCCTCAATCTCACGAGCCCCGGCTTCGTGCATCAGATGTCGGAGTGTCTGGATTGCCGCGCATGCGAAGCTGTCTGCCCTTCCGGCGTCGAGTACGGCCGTTTGCTCGAGCCGGCACGCACGCAAGTGCAACGCGCGACTGCCGCACGTCAACCGTGGCATGTTCGAACGCTACGCTGGTTCTTGCTCGACCGCGTTTTCTCGAGCATGGCGCTGTTGCGTTTCGTCGCGACGCTTCTACGCTTATCGCAAAAACTTGGCTTGCAATCACTCGCGCGCGCGACCGGATTGTTACGGGTCTTGCATCTCGAGGATTCAGAAAAGCTCGCGCCGCGGATCTCCGATCGCTTCTTCGTTCCCCGCGACCAGCGCTGGAGCGCAGAAGGCAAGCGTAAAGCCACGGTTTTCATGCACGCCGGCTGCGTAATGCACGTCGCCTTCGCGAACGTCGACGAAGCAACGGTGCGCGTTCTTCAAAAGGCCGGCTGCGACGTTGTCGCGCCGAGCGGCCAAGGATGTTGCGGCGCGATCAATATTCATGCGGGCGAAATGGAGCGCGGACGCCAGCTCGCCAAGCGGAATATCACGGCGTTCGAGGGCTCAGGCGCCGACGTCTACATTATAAATGCGGCCGGTTGCGGCTCGACGCTGAAAGAGTATGGGAATCTCTTCGAAGACGATCCCGAGTGGGCGCAGCGCGCCGCCGCCTTTTCAGCGCAGGTTCGCGACGTCACGGAATGGCTCGACGAGGTCGGGATCTCGCCCGATCTGGGCGCGATCGAACGCACCATCACGTATCAGGATCCCTGTCATCTCGTTCACGCACAGCGCATCGCCGGCGCGCCCCGGCGCCTGCTCGCGAAGATTCCGGGATTGCGCTTGCGCGAGATGCCCGAGAGCTCACTCTGCTGTGGAAGCGCCGGGATCTACAATCTCACGCAGCCCGAGATGGCCGAGCGGCTCCAGAAGCGCAAAGTCGCAAACATCATGCGCGTGACGCCCGAGATCGTAGTCACGGCAAACCCCGGCTGCGCGATGCAAATGGCCGCCGGCCTGCGCGAAGCCGGCGCCGAGATTTCGATCAAGCACGTCGTCGAGATGCTCGACGAAGCGTATGCGGCTTACAGCCCTTCGATTCGTCTGGAACCGGCAAGCGCATCATCGAGCGTGTGA